A single window of Pyxidicoccus xibeiensis DNA harbors:
- a CDS encoding MarR family winged helix-turn-helix transcriptional regulator, with protein MDWTPELRAALENLGALKRCLRAATANAYGDLGLGEAQMKLLRHVAASPGVSQAELARATETDPALTGRALRGLLDRGVLRRKRSNHDRRAFIIELGPRGATLLARVNEANAKLVQQVSAPLDTRDLVDFDRIAKKLIAALDSPSAEASMTSGPQRESKRLSRARPARKSRQARS; from the coding sequence ATGGACTGGACACCCGAGCTTCGCGCAGCGCTGGAGAACCTCGGTGCCCTCAAGCGCTGCCTTCGTGCGGCAACCGCCAATGCCTATGGGGACCTCGGGCTCGGCGAGGCCCAGATGAAGCTCCTGCGGCACGTAGCGGCGAGTCCTGGCGTGTCCCAAGCGGAGCTGGCGCGCGCGACCGAGACCGACCCCGCGCTCACGGGCCGCGCTCTACGAGGGCTGCTCGACCGTGGGGTGCTTCGGCGCAAGCGCAGCAACCACGACCGGCGCGCATTCATCATCGAGCTGGGGCCTCGTGGGGCCACGCTGCTGGCACGAGTGAACGAGGCCAACGCAAAGCTCGTGCAGCAGGTGTCCGCCCCGCTCGACACACGCGACCTCGTCGACTTCGACCGCATCGCGAAGAAGCTCATCGCTGCCCTCGACAGCCCCTCTGCCGAAGCGTCCATGACATCTGGACCGCAGCGCGAATCCAAGCGCCTGTCTCGGGCCAGACCTGCCCGAAAGAGCAGGCAGGCGCGCTCCTGA
- a CDS encoding RNA polymerase sigma-70 factor, translating into MRPTSPSGEASGDGADPASSPDAAGASHEPPGAEAPFVTHRSVLFTVAYEMLGSAADAEDVVQEAWLRWADLGDAGRAEVRDPRVYLVRIVTRQALNRLRTLARRKEEYVGEWLPEPLLTSPDVAEDVELAESVSIAMLTVLETLTPAERAVFVLREVFDMPYEEIAPALDKTPAAVRQIAHRAREHVAARRPRMQVDRAEQQTVLERFLAAVNSGDLQGLLDVLAPDVVLVADGGGVATAARHPIVGGNRVAGFLSRFPTLAPDARIATVWINGAPALRIDAAGNFDTAVSVVVESGRITRIYAMRNPHKMARLDKQVTLSR; encoded by the coding sequence ATGCGCCCGACGTCACCGTCAGGCGAGGCTTCCGGCGACGGGGCTGACCCGGCCTCCTCGCCTGACGCGGCCGGCGCTTCGCACGAACCGCCAGGCGCGGAGGCCCCCTTCGTCACCCACCGCAGCGTGCTCTTCACGGTTGCCTACGAGATGCTCGGCTCCGCGGCCGACGCCGAGGACGTGGTGCAGGAGGCCTGGCTGCGGTGGGCGGACCTCGGTGACGCAGGGCGGGCCGAGGTGCGCGACCCGCGCGTCTACCTGGTCCGCATCGTCACGCGGCAGGCCCTCAACCGGCTGCGCACGCTCGCCCGCCGCAAGGAGGAGTACGTCGGCGAGTGGCTGCCGGAGCCGCTGCTCACCAGCCCCGACGTCGCCGAGGACGTCGAGCTCGCGGAGAGCGTCTCGATAGCGATGCTCACCGTGCTGGAGACCCTCACCCCGGCCGAGCGGGCGGTGTTCGTGCTCCGGGAGGTCTTCGACATGCCGTACGAAGAGATCGCCCCGGCGCTCGACAAGACGCCAGCCGCCGTCCGGCAGATTGCCCACCGGGCGCGGGAGCACGTGGCCGCACGCCGGCCCCGGATGCAGGTCGACCGGGCGGAGCAGCAGACCGTCCTGGAGCGGTTCCTGGCCGCGGTCAACTCCGGCGACCTGCAGGGCCTGCTCGACGTGCTCGCTCCCGACGTGGTGCTGGTCGCCGACGGCGGCGGCGTAGCGACGGCGGCCCGGCACCCGATTGTCGGCGGCAACCGCGTGGCCGGGTTCCTGTCCCGCTTCCCGACGCTTGCGCCTGACGCTCGGATCGCGACCGTGTGGATCAACGGCGCGCCCGCGCTCCGGATCGACGCCGCCGGCAACTTCGACACCGCGGTCAGCGTCGTCGTCGAGAGCGGCCGCATCACCCGCATCTATGCCATGCGCAACCCGCACAAGATGGCCCGGCTCGACAAGCAGGTGACGCTGAGCCGGTAG
- a CDS encoding carboxymuconolactone decarboxylase family protein: MTSTRIPPKEITGLYGALVKKFASRTFGQVPESLGVMWHHLPVLKASMGFGQKLQKWDQCEESLKSYAHMAVASLVGCSWCLDFNYFMAHNRGLDVNKAREIPRWRESNVFTSLEREVLGYAEAMSQTPPTVTDELVASLRKQLGAAALIELTTVIGFANLTTRSNTALGIESEGFSASCGLKPMAQPSARPAGAAAS, from the coding sequence ATGACCTCGACCAGGATTCCCCCGAAGGAGATCACCGGGCTCTACGGCGCGCTGGTGAAGAAGTTCGCCAGCAGGACGTTCGGCCAGGTGCCCGAGTCGCTCGGGGTGATGTGGCACCACCTGCCGGTGCTCAAAGCCAGCATGGGCTTCGGGCAGAAGCTACAGAAATGGGACCAGTGCGAAGAGAGCCTGAAGTCGTACGCGCACATGGCGGTGGCGTCGCTGGTGGGCTGCTCGTGGTGCCTGGACTTCAACTACTTCATGGCCCACAACCGTGGGTTGGACGTGAACAAGGCCCGGGAGATTCCGCGGTGGCGGGAGTCGAACGTGTTCACCTCGCTGGAGCGTGAGGTGCTGGGGTATGCCGAGGCGATGAGCCAGACTCCCCCCACGGTGACCGACGAGCTGGTCGCGAGCCTGAGGAAGCAGCTCGGTGCAGCGGCGCTCATCGAGCTGACCACTGTCATCGGGTTCGCCAACCTGACGACCCGCTCCAACACCGCCCTGGGCATCGAGTCGGAGGGCTTCTCCGCCTCGTGCGGGCTGAAGCCGATGGCCCAGCCGAGCGCACGGCCGGCGGGAGCGGCCGCGTCATGA
- a CDS encoding alpha/beta hydrolase family protein, whose amino-acid sequence MRRRSPEEVTRIPVVIYFGDNVPEEPSPNPGQDNWRVRIAMARLWRDAVNRHGGDVTLVHLPALGIRGNTHFPFSDTNNVQIADLLSRFLADKNLD is encoded by the coding sequence ATGCGTCGACGAAGCCCTGAGGAGGTAACCCGGATACCTGTCGTCATCTACTTCGGGGACAACGTTCCGGAGGAGCCGTCGCCGAATCCGGGGCAGGACAACTGGCGCGTTCGAATCGCGATGGCGCGGCTCTGGCGCGACGCGGTCAATCGCCATGGCGGGGACGTCACGCTCGTCCACCTGCCAGCGCTCGGAATCCGAGGGAACACCCACTTCCCGTTCTCGGACACCAACAATGTCCAGATCGCGGATCTGCTGTCGCGGTTTCTTGCCGACAAGAACCTGGACTGA
- a CDS encoding (R)-mandelonitrile lyase, giving the protein MKLLPLTATVLPLLVAACAHTNTAGAGSGAEVPAATPGDGAQALQLARSGSQPSRQGPAENFTGAVRVDPLFQAKAPARASGAAVTFEPGARSAWHSHPLGQALLVTEGVGRVQRWGDPIEEIHKGDVVWIPPGQKHWHGASPESRLTHIAVSEHLDGKSVDWMEKVSDEQYGAPATSRGATSAAPARLGVGADGQPTTAQRLFGDISPKMVELTDGVLFGDIWERPALSKRDRSLVTVSALIAMNRPDQLRSHFARARDNGVTREELIETITHLAFYAGWPSAVTALGVAKEVFEGK; this is encoded by the coding sequence ATGAAGCTGCTGCCCCTGACCGCAACGGTGCTCCCACTCCTGGTAGCGGCCTGCGCCCACACGAACACGGCGGGCGCTGGCTCGGGTGCCGAGGTGCCCGCGGCCACCCCGGGCGACGGCGCGCAAGCGCTGCAGCTCGCCCGCAGCGGCTCGCAGCCCTCACGCCAGGGGCCTGCCGAGAACTTCACGGGGGCGGTGCGCGTCGACCCACTGTTCCAGGCGAAGGCCCCGGCACGTGCCTCGGGCGCCGCTGTCACGTTCGAGCCCGGCGCGCGGTCTGCCTGGCACTCGCATCCCCTGGGCCAGGCCCTGCTCGTGACCGAGGGCGTGGGACGCGTGCAGCGCTGGGGCGACCCCATCGAGGAGATTCACAAGGGGGACGTCGTCTGGATTCCGCCCGGGCAGAAGCACTGGCACGGCGCCTCGCCCGAGAGTCGGCTGACGCACATCGCAGTCTCGGAGCACCTCGACGGCAAGTCCGTCGACTGGATGGAGAAGGTCAGCGACGAGCAGTATGGCGCGCCCGCCACGAGTCGCGGGGCCACCTCCGCTGCACCCGCGCGCCTCGGCGTCGGAGCAGACGGCCAGCCCACCACGGCGCAGCGGCTGTTCGGCGACATCTCGCCGAAGATGGTCGAGCTCACGGACGGCGTGCTCTTCGGCGACATCTGGGAGCGCCCAGCGCTCTCCAAGCGCGACCGCAGCCTGGTGACCGTCAGCGCCCTCATCGCGATGAACCGTCCTGACCAGCTCCGGTCCCACTTCGCCCGTGCGCGCGACAACGGGGTGACGCGGGAGGAGCTCATCGAGACCATCACCCACCTGGCCTTCTACGCGGGCTGGCCCAGCGCCGTCACGGCGCTCGGCGTCGCGAAGGAAGTCTTCGAGGGCAAGTGA
- a CDS encoding aldo/keto reductase: MASERKNKMGRRSFVLSAGALAATPLLGGAAAQAAAKPEASRRPPAPKALGRRRLGALEVSSVGLGVQNMSRTYQTTVPSRVEMLNIIRTAFDRGVTFFDTAEAYGPHEVERILGEGVAPFRDKVVIASKFGWNIDQETGERRPGLNSRPAHIKRVVEGMLKRLRTDRIDLLYQHRVDPEVPIEDVAGAVKELMAQGKVLHWGLSEMGPNTLRRAHAALPVSAVQNEYSMLWRGPEAVIIPLCQELGIGFVPWSPLGVGFLTGAIDANTRFAPGDIRGVESRFSPENLRHNLALVECVKRWAERKGATPAQLALAWLMAQKPWLVPIPGTTQMAHMLENIGAADVRFTAAELAELNGAVSAVEIRGARLPEQVLVFSGVEAPPKK; encoded by the coding sequence ATGGCATCGGAACGCAAGAACAAGATGGGACGCCGCTCCTTCGTGCTGTCGGCGGGAGCTCTGGCCGCGACGCCGCTGCTGGGCGGTGCGGCCGCACAGGCCGCTGCGAAGCCGGAGGCATCGCGCAGGCCGCCTGCACCCAAGGCACTTGGACGCAGAAGGCTGGGCGCACTGGAGGTCTCCAGCGTCGGGCTCGGCGTCCAGAACATGAGCCGGACCTACCAGACCACGGTCCCGAGCCGGGTCGAGATGCTCAACATCATCCGGACCGCCTTCGACCGGGGCGTCACCTTCTTCGACACAGCCGAGGCGTACGGTCCTCACGAGGTCGAGCGCATTCTCGGCGAGGGCGTCGCCCCCTTCCGGGACAAGGTCGTCATCGCCTCCAAGTTCGGATGGAACATCGACCAGGAGACCGGCGAGCGTCGCCCGGGACTCAACAGCCGCCCGGCCCACATCAAGCGGGTCGTCGAGGGCATGCTCAAGCGCCTCCGCACCGACCGCATCGACCTCCTCTACCAGCATCGCGTCGACCCTGAGGTCCCGATCGAGGACGTCGCCGGGGCAGTCAAGGAGCTGATGGCCCAGGGCAAGGTCCTGCACTGGGGCCTGTCCGAGATGGGGCCGAACACGCTGCGACGCGCTCATGCCGCGCTGCCCGTGAGCGCCGTCCAGAACGAGTATTCGATGCTGTGGCGTGGCCCCGAAGCGGTGATCATCCCGCTCTGCCAGGAGCTGGGCATCGGCTTCGTACCGTGGAGCCCGCTCGGCGTGGGGTTCCTCACGGGAGCCATCGACGCGAATACGCGTTTCGCTCCGGGGGACATTCGCGGCGTCGAGTCCCGCTTCTCTCCCGAGAACCTGCGGCACAACCTGGCGCTCGTCGAGTGCGTCAAGCGCTGGGCCGAACGGAAGGGTGCCACGCCCGCCCAGCTCGCGCTGGCCTGGCTGATGGCGCAGAAGCCCTGGCTCGTCCCCATCCCGGGAACGACGCAGATGGCGCACATGCTCGAGAACATCGGAGCGGCTGACGTGCGATTCACGGCGGCTGAGCTCGCCGAACTGAACGGCGCCGTCTCAGCGGTCGAGATCCGCGGCGCCCGGCTCCCGGAACAGGTGCTGGTCTTCTCGGGGGTCGAGGCGCCCCCGAAGAAGTGA
- a CDS encoding LysR family transcriptional regulator, producing the protein MKTHLLPHLQTFLVAARLRSFSAAARELGVSPAAVSQSVRQLEEQLRVVLFTRTTRSMALTAAGRRLLEGAGPGLGQALASLQEVSAQPGEAVGRLKLTVPEVAVPYVVTPVLPAFRARHPRVEVEVAVENRFVDIVAEGYDAGVRLHEAIERDMVQVRLTDAFRFVVVAAPSYLERHGTPQKPEDLLRHECFTLRVPSSGALYAWELERGKRSWRVPVRGSIVTNHRELTRALVEQGLGLAYAFEPAVKGQLRSGRLVRVLEEYAPTVPGFFLYFPSRAQRSGPLRLFIEVARELAARTL; encoded by the coding sequence ATGAAGACCCACCTCCTGCCGCACCTGCAGACGTTTCTCGTGGCGGCGCGCCTGCGGAGCTTCAGCGCTGCCGCCCGCGAGCTCGGCGTCTCTCCGGCGGCGGTGAGCCAGTCGGTGCGCCAGCTCGAGGAGCAGCTGCGGGTGGTGCTCTTCACCCGCACCACCCGCAGCATGGCGCTCACGGCGGCAGGGCGCCGGCTGCTCGAGGGCGCGGGGCCGGGCCTCGGCCAGGCCCTCGCCTCCCTGCAAGAGGTGTCCGCCCAGCCGGGCGAGGCGGTGGGGCGGCTGAAGCTGACGGTGCCGGAGGTTGCGGTGCCCTACGTCGTCACGCCGGTGCTGCCGGCCTTCCGCGCGCGCCACCCGCGTGTGGAGGTGGAGGTCGCCGTCGAGAACCGCTTCGTGGACATCGTCGCGGAGGGCTACGACGCGGGCGTCCGCCTGCACGAGGCCATCGAGCGCGACATGGTGCAGGTGCGCCTGACAGATGCCTTCCGCTTCGTCGTGGTGGCGGCCCCTTCGTACCTGGAGCGACACGGCACTCCCCAGAAGCCCGAGGACCTGCTGCGCCACGAGTGCTTCACCCTGCGCGTCCCCTCGAGCGGGGCGCTCTACGCCTGGGAGCTGGAGCGCGGGAAGCGCAGCTGGCGGGTGCCGGTGCGTGGCAGCATCGTCACCAACCACCGCGAGCTGACGCGGGCCTTGGTCGAGCAGGGCCTGGGCCTGGCGTACGCCTTCGAGCCGGCCGTGAAGGGGCAGCTGCGCTCCGGGAGGCTCGTGCGTGTGCTCGAGGAGTACGCGCCCACCGTGCCCGGCTTCTTCCTCTACTTTCCCAGCAGGGCGCAGCGCTCTGGGCCGCTGCGGCTCTTCATCGAGGTGGCCAGGGAGCTGGCCGCCAGGACGTTGTGA
- a CDS encoding S41 family peptidase has translation MRVGVTWLLALWMSGAVGLGCKTAEQAPDSGGFAQPVEALAAMLEAGYVHPETGRKYAAMLRDNLARGVYREYVNQAELATRLTADLQAVSADGHLRVIPSDAGPWRPGPGGPRGPGGPPGPGGPRGPGGPPGPGGPPGPEPISEARWLAEGIAYIRINGFPGDERTVQAVDQFMKEHATARALIIDARTHRGGGPREMNVLLSYLFEEETLLAYMDTPRRNLELGCGPPDDPMLRESEGPEGIHRREHRVRPHAAESRLFGARVFYLVSKRTASAAEHLALALKRTGRATLVGEPTAGANHFSCPQQLGDALAVVLPVGRTVDPDTGKDWEGVGIAPDIQVPADKALDEVLQRLR, from the coding sequence ATGAGAGTCGGGGTGACGTGGCTGCTCGCGCTGTGGATGAGTGGTGCCGTGGGACTGGGATGCAAGACGGCGGAACAGGCCCCGGACTCCGGAGGCTTTGCCCAGCCTGTCGAGGCCCTCGCGGCGATGCTGGAGGCGGGCTACGTCCATCCCGAGACAGGCAGGAAGTACGCCGCCATGCTGAGAGACAACCTCGCGCGGGGCGTCTATCGCGAGTACGTGAACCAGGCCGAGCTGGCCACGCGCTTGACGGCGGACCTCCAGGCCGTCTCCGCCGACGGGCACTTGCGAGTCATTCCATCGGATGCGGGGCCATGGAGGCCAGGGCCGGGCGGTCCTCGGGGGCCGGGCGGTCCTCCGGGGCCGGGAGGTCCTCGGGGGCCGGGCGGTCCTCCGGGGCCGGGCGGTCCTCCGGGCCCCGAGCCCATCTCGGAGGCCCGGTGGCTCGCTGAAGGCATCGCCTACATCCGTATCAATGGCTTCCCCGGCGACGAGAGGACGGTCCAGGCGGTGGACCAGTTCATGAAGGAGCACGCGACGGCCAGGGCGCTCATCATCGATGCCCGGACCCATCGCGGCGGAGGGCCCAGGGAGATGAACGTCCTGCTGTCCTATCTCTTCGAAGAGGAGACGCTCCTGGCGTACATGGACACCCCACGGCGCAACCTCGAGCTCGGGTGCGGACCGCCCGACGACCCCATGCTGCGCGAGAGCGAGGGCCCGGAGGGAATCCACCGTCGGGAGCACCGGGTGCGTCCCCATGCGGCCGAGTCACGCCTCTTCGGCGCGCGGGTCTTCTACCTCGTCTCGAAGCGGACCGCGTCCGCGGCCGAGCATCTGGCGCTGGCGCTCAAGCGCACGGGGCGCGCCACCCTGGTGGGAGAGCCCACGGCGGGGGCCAATCACTTCTCCTGTCCGCAGCAACTCGGGGACGCGCTGGCCGTGGTCCTTCCCGTGGGGCGGACCGTGGACCCCGACACGGGAAAGGACTGGGAGGGCGTTGGCATCGCCCCGGACATCCAGGTTCCCGCCGACAAGGCGCTGGATGAAGTGCTCCAGCGTCTTCGGTAG
- a CDS encoding RidA family protein encodes MGQTAGPSKTSPLVLTNPRGLFDPAPYGFSHVAQVAPGTRLIYLAGQGGESETGALQPDFRLQVRQAFQNIRTALESVGAGVGHVAKLTMLVVDHTEEKLRIIGPELDAAWNGGMKPTCTLIPVPRLALDGMLFEVEAVAVLPA; translated from the coding sequence ATGGGACAGACCGCTGGGCCCTCGAAGACGTCGCCGCTGGTCCTGACGAATCCCAGGGGGCTGTTCGACCCGGCGCCCTACGGCTTCTCGCACGTGGCGCAGGTGGCGCCCGGCACCCGGCTCATCTACCTGGCGGGGCAAGGTGGAGAGAGCGAGACCGGGGCGCTGCAGCCCGACTTCCGCCTCCAGGTCCGACAGGCATTCCAGAACATCCGCACCGCCCTGGAGTCAGTGGGAGCCGGCGTCGGCCATGTCGCGAAGCTCACCATGCTCGTGGTGGACCACACGGAGGAGAAGCTCAGGATCATCGGCCCCGAGCTGGACGCGGCCTGGAACGGCGGCATGAAGCCGACCTGTACGCTGATTCCCGTCCCTCGGCTGGCGCTGGACGGGATGCTCTTCGAAGTCGAAGCCGTCGCGGTCCTCCCTGCCTGA
- a CDS encoding ATP-binding cassette domain-containing protein encodes MTKHTPSSSQHPADSHDLIRVRGARENNLKDVSVELPKRRLTVFTGVSGSGKSSLVFGTIAAESQRMINETYSTFVQGFMPRMARPEVDVLEGLTTAIIIDQERMGANSRSTVGTATDANAMLRVLFSRLGKPYIGSSNAFSFNIPSARAVGELSVEKGAGKTEQRVVTITGGMCPRCEGMGSVTDIDLSQLYDDTKSLNQGALTVPGYTADGWYVRTFTASGFLDPNKPIRKYTRQERHDFLYREPTKVKIENMNLTYEGLVPRIQKSFLSKDKEALQPHIREFVERAVTFTTCPDCGGSRLNEAARSSKIKGINIADACAMQINDLAEWVRGLDAPSVAPLLETLRQTLDSFVEIGLGYLSLDRPSGTLSGGEAQRTQMIRHLGSSLTDVTYVFDEPTVGLHPHDIQRMNGLLLRLRDKGNTVLVVEHKPEVIEIADHVVDLGPRAGTAGGEVVFEGTIDALRASGTLTGRHLDYRASLKPSVRTPSGALKVRGASAHNLRKVDVDIPLGVLVVVTGVAGSGKSSLIHGSVSGRDGVVTVDQTAIRGSRRSNPATYTGLLEPIRKAFAKANGVKPALFSANSEGACPTCNGAGVIYTDLAMMAGVTTLCEECEGRRFQAAVLDYRLGGLNIAEVLDLPVDDAVAFFGTGEARTPAAHEILKRMADVGLGYLRLGQPLTTLSGGERQRLKLATHMAADGGVYVLDEPTTGLHLADVEQLLGLLDRLVDSGKSVIVIEHHQAVMAHADWVIDLGPGAGHDGGRIVFEGTPADLVAARSTLTGKHLAAYVGGPVSGASAGRARLERSGKSRARAVRRP; translated from the coding sequence ATGACCAAGCACACGCCCTCCTCCAGCCAGCATCCCGCGGACAGCCACGACCTGATTCGCGTCCGGGGTGCCCGTGAGAACAACTTGAAGGACGTGAGCGTCGAGCTCCCCAAGCGGCGGCTGACGGTGTTCACCGGCGTCTCGGGCTCGGGCAAGTCGTCGCTGGTGTTCGGCACCATCGCGGCGGAGTCGCAGCGGATGATCAACGAGACCTACAGCACGTTCGTGCAGGGCTTCATGCCGAGAATGGCCCGGCCCGAGGTCGACGTCCTGGAAGGGCTGACGACCGCCATCATCATCGACCAGGAGCGGATGGGCGCCAACTCGCGCTCGACGGTCGGCACGGCGACCGACGCCAACGCGATGCTGCGGGTGCTGTTCAGCCGCCTCGGCAAGCCGTACATCGGCTCCTCCAACGCGTTCTCCTTCAACATCCCGTCGGCCCGCGCCGTCGGGGAGCTCTCGGTCGAGAAGGGCGCCGGGAAGACCGAGCAGCGGGTCGTCACCATCACCGGCGGCATGTGCCCACGGTGCGAGGGCATGGGCTCGGTGACCGACATCGACCTGTCCCAGCTGTACGACGACACGAAGTCACTCAACCAGGGCGCGCTCACCGTCCCTGGCTACACCGCCGACGGCTGGTATGTGCGCACCTTCACGGCCTCGGGCTTCCTCGACCCGAACAAGCCCATCCGCAAGTACACCAGGCAGGAGCGCCACGACTTCCTCTATCGCGAGCCGACCAAGGTGAAGATAGAGAACATGAACCTGACCTACGAGGGGCTGGTTCCGCGCATCCAGAAGTCGTTCCTGTCCAAGGACAAGGAGGCGCTGCAGCCGCACATCCGTGAGTTCGTGGAGCGGGCGGTGACATTCACCACCTGCCCTGATTGCGGCGGCAGCCGGCTCAACGAGGCCGCCCGGTCCTCCAAGATAAAAGGAATCAACATCGCCGACGCCTGTGCGATGCAGATCAACGACCTGGCCGAGTGGGTGCGCGGGCTGGACGCGCCGTCCGTCGCGCCGCTGCTGGAGACGCTTCGGCAGACGCTCGACTCGTTCGTGGAGATTGGACTGGGCTATCTCAGCCTCGACCGGCCGTCGGGGACGCTGTCGGGCGGCGAGGCCCAGCGCACCCAGATGATTCGCCACCTCGGGTCGTCGCTCACCGACGTGACCTACGTGTTCGACGAGCCGACAGTCGGACTGCACCCGCACGACATCCAGCGGATGAACGGCTTGCTGCTGCGGCTGCGCGACAAGGGCAACACCGTCCTGGTCGTCGAGCACAAGCCGGAGGTCATCGAGATTGCCGACCACGTCGTCGACCTCGGCCCCCGCGCTGGCACGGCGGGTGGCGAGGTGGTGTTCGAGGGCACCATCGACGCGCTGAGGGCCAGCGGCACGCTCACCGGGCGGCACCTGGACTACCGGGCCTCCTTGAAGCCGTCGGTGCGGACACCGTCGGGAGCCCTGAAGGTGCGCGGCGCCAGCGCCCACAACCTGCGGAAGGTCGATGTCGACATCCCGCTCGGCGTGCTGGTGGTGGTGACGGGCGTGGCCGGGTCGGGAAAGAGCTCGCTCATCCACGGCTCGGTGTCGGGCCGGGATGGAGTGGTGACGGTCGACCAGACCGCCATCCGTGGCTCGCGGCGGAGCAACCCGGCGACGTACACCGGCCTCCTGGAGCCGATCCGCAAGGCGTTCGCGAAGGCCAACGGCGTGAAGCCCGCCCTGTTCAGCGCCAACTCCGAGGGCGCCTGCCCCACCTGCAACGGCGCCGGGGTCATCTACACCGACCTGGCGATGATGGCCGGCGTCACCACGCTCTGCGAGGAATGCGAGGGCCGGCGGTTCCAGGCGGCGGTGCTGGACTACCGGCTCGGCGGGCTCAACATCGCCGAAGTGCTGGACCTGCCCGTCGATGACGCGGTCGCCTTCTTCGGTACCGGCGAGGCGCGGACGCCGGCCGCGCACGAAATCCTGAAGCGCATGGCCGACGTCGGGCTCGGCTACCTTCGGCTCGGCCAGCCGCTCACCACGCTGTCGGGTGGCGAGCGGCAACGGCTGAAGCTCGCGACGCACATGGCCGCTGACGGCGGCGTCTACGTGCTCGACGAGCCGACCACCGGACTGCACCTGGCCGACGTCGAGCAGCTGCTCGGGCTGCTGGACCGGCTGGTCGACTCCGGCAAGTCGGTCATCGTCATCGAGCACCACCAGGCGGTCATGGCGCACGCCGACTGGGTCATCGACCTCGGGCCGGGCGCCGGCCACGACGGCGGGCGAATCGTGTTCGAAGGCACCCCGGCGGACCTGGTCGCGGCGCGCTCGACGCTGACCGGCAAGCACCTCGCGGCGTACGTCGGCGGACCTGTCTCTGGCGCGAGCGCCGGGCGCGCACGGCTGGAGCGAAGCGGCAAGTCACGGGCTCGCGCGGTTCGTCGTCCGTAG
- a CDS encoding DUF2378 family protein, translating to MNWSLELEQRLALATPDKTTRGMYLKGILHVVSTLGDEAAVQRCMAAMGEKRITDFFSYPVTTQLRLVFAAAEALGARHGGFEEGLRLLGRQGTADFFSSLAGKTMLALAGNSPTRVLNNLPTAYRASSSYGEHTIEWTGPNSGRFVLKGEFMPVPYHCGVVEAVVEKAQVKGGKVTGRQISMTDCECSFSWD from the coding sequence GTGAACTGGAGCCTGGAGCTGGAACAGCGGCTGGCGTTGGCCACGCCGGACAAGACGACGCGCGGGATGTACCTCAAGGGCATCCTCCATGTGGTGAGCACCCTGGGAGACGAGGCCGCCGTGCAGCGCTGCATGGCCGCCATGGGTGAGAAGCGCATCACCGACTTCTTCAGCTATCCCGTCACGACGCAGCTGCGCCTGGTGTTCGCCGCGGCGGAGGCCCTTGGCGCGCGCCATGGTGGCTTCGAGGAAGGCCTGCGGCTGCTGGGGCGTCAGGGCACGGCGGACTTCTTCTCGTCGCTGGCCGGCAAGACGATGCTGGCGCTGGCGGGCAACAGCCCCACGCGGGTGCTCAACAACCTGCCGACCGCGTACCGCGCGTCCAGCAGCTACGGCGAGCACACGATTGAGTGGACGGGGCCCAACAGCGGCCGCTTCGTGCTCAAGGGCGAGTTCATGCCCGTGCCCTATCACTGCGGCGTCGTTGAGGCCGTCGTCGAGAAGGCGCAGGTGAAGGGCGGCAAGGTGACCGGCCGGCAGATCAGCATGACCGACTGCGAGTGCTCCTTCTCCTGGGACTGA